AATTCAGCCTCTGACCCCAATTATTGTGCGTTCTAAGAATTTTCTGCTAACTAAGTGAGAATTTATTAAAGAggtaagggaccaacactttgtggttcattccgttagcaaaaaCAATCCAAACTGGCTAACGGTATTAAAAAAGGTCAAAAGTCAAATGGTAAAGAGCTATtttgatttttatatttatttattttataaattaactcccttattatctaattatcacaaacaataaaataaaaacaaaatatcaaattcatcatcttctcgttctttaacatctctctttaatttattttcattctcTCTAAAGGCACTCGCtttctctattttctctctctacaaattACCCGTAAAAATAGATGTTACACTTGTAAAACATTAACAATCTTCCTTAATCCAATTCAACGTTCTCTATCATTCATGGACTAACATCTTTTGTATCGTTTCCTATTAAACTCTTTGCTTCTGCTCTCTCATCATCGTCGTCATCATCATCTCTACTTAGGAACCCAATTCACCAATTTCTCTATCTTTTACAAAAACCAGGATATGGAGATACGAGACCTGATTTCTGGAGGTGCAGCATGTGCAGTTCTgggttcttcttcttccaatCCTCTTGGCGCCCTCGCCAATTCTCTCATTGGTTCCTCTTCCAACACCCAAGTAAAGCTTTCCCCTTTTATTCTCTTCTTCAATTTTCTCCTTTTTCTATCTATAACTAAAGAAAATTTCATTAATCAAttcaatttctttctttttctagtTATAAATTGTTCTAACTGTAATGTGAACAGGAGAGGTTAAAGAAAATCCATATTGTCAACAACCACAAATTCCAAGAATCGATTTTAAGTTGAGGACCCCTTAAGAGCTCTTCGAGTCTATTTTTACGggtatttttagagagagaaaatagaaaGAGTGAGTGCCGACGAATTTGATGAATGTACTCTCCATGAAAAATCATTCACCACCATCTTAGAatcattaaaagaaaaaaaagtgaagaaaaagatcaaaatatttacaaaaacgTTTAAATTAATAGAAGTTCGATTAGATTAATATTACAATTCAACCattcccggcaacggcgccaaaaacttgataagTATTTTACGTATACATACATATGAAGGCAAGTGCACCTTAATCGTGTATCaaataataaagtgaaagtagagtatcgttcccacgagggtgatgattataagtattaatctTTTTGTTTACTATCTATTATCTAAACAATCGAAAAGTAGAGTTTGTTGGGTGACCAAGTTAAGGCTTAATTAATAAGTGAAATGAAAATTAGACAAAttaagtgagaaattacttataGTGAGAGAAACTAAGGTTTTAGTTTCATTTAACCTCTTTgtttggtaataacacttaacactttttaaattgttttatcctttctaagatgacgattttttttattaactaataaattctcgagattggttctaaactcttgattaattactttttaACCTTGGTCCGGTTAaagtaattaatctagagaagcattaagttttatcaatctaaacctttttaacctactttaccttggtccggctaaagtgattacttaagattcaagaaaaactgcttgattaattagttctaaacattcgattaattactttatttggtccggctcaagtaattaatccaaagaagcattaagttttcttagtccCAAACCTTCGATTGATTACTTCACTTTGGTCCGGCTCaaataataaatctaagatttgtaataagattcatgaaaaaccaataagccacattAATTAGTCATTAGATCCAACTTATGAGTTTCggttaatcaatttaatcacggtaaatataaatgattaattatattGGAGTTGGGATTTGGTACATCTCtaacaagcattaagaatcataagttagttcttaaaaggatAAACATTGCTTAattaggttaaacgtaattaccacataattaaggttaagatctgCTTTTAGCCTTAATTAAGGGGGTTTTAtcccatgattagattaaaacacaccttagaaagatagatactggagttcatagtaataaaagagatcAAATTTTAGAAGAAACTGTAACGACGATTGTCGAACGAACTTTCTTGGTGACTTGAAGCTTACTTTTATTGGATGAACTTTTCCACAAACAACAACTTGAGCACAAcaacaaaaattacaaaaacaaacacaaaTGATTCTTGAAGAGAAGAATCAACAAACTAATATAAAAAATGGAAGAATTAAGCCTAatcttggtgtgtcttcaaatagCTCTCAAggtctccttttatagtaaaatgacacatatgcttccaaagaccaagtctcctTATATCCCCCTAACCCCCTAATCTTCCAAATTCAGTTTTAAAGAGGGTGATGGAAGACTTtaacaatttaggagttgaaaataTGCGAAGATGGGGAAGcaatcttaggcttcaacatgtACATCAACTTAGGACAATATTTTGAGTCTCttacacttcgaatttggagatgattattattagtcatttgttcatctttctcttagttTTCCAACTCATTTTGAATCACCTTAATCCGAGTCATATGAGAGAGATACgattaaaataagaaaatatgtcAAATCTGCCCACCATATGAACGAAAGGACTTTCACCTACAGCACCCACCTCGATGAGGTGCATGGATTTAAGTGAATAAACTTCACTAAAAACCCACATCAACGAGGTTGGGATGCATTTCGATGAGGTGAAGGGACTAAAGTGAAAAAATGATGTTTTCGGCTCCGTTTTGCTTAGGAAACTTCGTTTTGAGTCCCGATTTTGGTCATTTGTGATGAAACCTTGTGATAATGCCTGAAAGCACACGAAAAAgacttagatacataaaattaagaaaatgtaCAAAAACTATCATTAAAACTTATCAAAATGTTACgaaaaaaatagtaattaagtacgaaaaatactataaattacgacgataacaatTAATTACCTCAACTATCATCACAAAATGCTATAAATAGGGTATAATCCTTCATTAATACTCACTCATTCAACACATCAAAACCCCTTCCTAAAGGtcccttccaatgctctctCTTTAAGTTCTTAACTTTTGTTCTTCCTAGTTCTTAGttctaattcttttttttagcttgttttagcttcaattcaagtttTTAATAGCTCCTTTTCAAGTTCTTTCAATTTAATTTAGCCTTCCTAAGCCTAAAGTTCTCTCTTCCTTAGTTACAATTGCAATCCAAATTATTTTTTCCAGCTCTTGTTATaattcgtccagttatttttCGAGCCCGATTTCGTCTATTTAAAGTCCATTTTTGTTTTCGATCCCTTTTAAACATTCGTCCTGACTttctgaagttaaatttagccttttATTTTGCCCAATTTCATGTTCAAAAACTCCATTTACAAGTCAATCTTTGCACCTCAAATCgttttagacattctgttttCAGCTTTTAGTACAATTTGaaggttagagtttggaggttaaaaGAAGTAAGCATTTAACTTCCATCAACCTTCATTTACTCTCCAAAAacaactcccaaacaaggttaatgtgatatttaaccttccattactctCATTTACCTCCATTAACTcactcccaaacaagggtttaAGCAGTAGAGATAGCCAAACAGTAGTAATGCCGAAGCTTCGTCAATTTACTATAACTTGCTACTCTAGACGAGTATTGATGCCTCTttgtttttttatctcattttaattttttcccttaaatccactttaaaaatgtcaatattattatctaatgtaattatcttttttcatcattattattaattaattttaattttttcctttaATCGAGATGACTCTAAAATAAACGGTAAGGCTAAAATTAGCCTCCGGATATGAAATCCTAGCTTCACCACTGTCTACATCTTATGCAAGCTTGTGCTACACCAGAGTTGCTGCTGACCAAACAAACTAGCCTCCAGGTCGCAACATCGTGCAGTATACCACCTGAACAATAAACCTTTAAACAACATTAATTTGGTCTGAAGAATTATGACCAACCATCATCATGCCAAGAACCTCTGCATAAAATTATGACCAACCAATTGTTTAAACTAAATTGGCATAATCCAAATTTCAAATTATGCATAAAATTAAACACTGGACTTTAaacaatttcatatttttctaaCCATCTCAATTGAGTTCATCAAATAAACACATCTAATTAACTTTTCGAGAGACACTAATTCTTAACTACAAATGACTGAGTATATAATAGTACATTGGGTAatagtttcatttttttacAACAGTGGTAAAATGTACAGCACACTGCATTGTTTGTGCCAAATGGAGACTTTctttttacaaaattaatatCCCAGGATATCATATACATTGATAttaaccaaaaataaattacttTTCAGGATATTGTTGATTTGTATGTGCCAAATGGAGATTTTCTTTTTGCAAAAATAATATCTTAGGATATCATATGCATAATAGTAACCAAAAATAAGTTACTTTTCAGGATACTTTTGATTTTCATAATCAGGTTTGATAAGTTTGCAAACAGTCACAGagtatataaatatacatgtaTCAGCAAATATGTTTATTTGAATTTCATCAAATAAATAATTTGAATAGCTAAAAGGAAAATGAAATGAAGAGTCTTCAAATGTTTATCATCCTCATCCTGCTCTTTTTGGTGATCACTAAAGGTACaaggatatatatataaaccttATACTTGTCTTCTATAATTCAAATGCTAGGCATCTTATCGATttgcttttctttctttttaattcaagGTAAAATTGATGGTTTGGTTTGATATTCTAATTGTAATTTTAAtctattattattgttatgaaTGTTGTAGAAAGCAGCGTTGTAGAGGGAGCCCCAACAAAGGTTTGCGTAAGAGCTGAACCTATCAATAAATGTACAGAGAAGGCTTGCAATGATTTGTGCTTGGCTAAATATAATGGTAGCGGATACTGTGTTGTTTCTGGATTTTGCAGTTGTATTTTCCCATGTCCACCTGCTTAATGTgtttttttaaatcttttattagaaaacatctatattttatatttataataaatatatgaagCATGGAAATTTATGTTATGTACAAATCTCCCTCACCTATCAAGTAATCCAAATTATTTCTAGACAGCTTCTTCTAGGTTCtcttgaaatagaagaaatatcTCAAAAGTGTTTTCAACAGATCTTGTTTCGAATGTATTACGACTGTTCATGGTGGCACACAAACAATTTCATGTGGAATCTCTTATTGAGGACAACTACTTAATTCATCTCGACATGAGTACACCATAGTTGATAAATCGAGATTCGACTTGTGACTCGAAATCCTTATTTTGTAAATCGAGACTCGTGAATCAAACCAAATCATAAAATTCagatcaaattcaaaatattataagaaaataaaatattaaccatgtttaattttaaatactactctaaaaatgtaattttaatatccaattaaaaattatatcaaGTTATCAACCAAGCACTTAAGttaaaattcaaatctaatACAATCCTAATAAAATTAATTGCCAAAGAATTCTTCGTCATCGAAAgaatcatcttcttcttccataaCCACCATTTCCAATTCCTTTCCAAACACTTAAAttgttcaattaattaaccTCAATTGAGTGTCTTTTATCAAATTTATATATCTGATTTATGTCGCTGCACTTGCACGGTTGAGGCTTGAAGTTAATGATGATGACTAAGCAATTGATGTATTTCATTTGAGTAATGGAGTAGGAGAAATTTTTTGTTGCAgaaaaccaaaagaaaacaaagaaagaaaGTTGAAGagaacgaaaaaaaaaaaaaaaaaggacgtTTGAAGAGAACGAAAGAAATAGAAGAGAAAACGAAAGAAACAGaaagagaaggaaagaaagaaagagctGGAATTTTGTAAAGTCTAAACAGTCTCCTAGTTTTCCATAACtttttaattagttttaaaCAGTCTCCTAGTTTTCCATAACTTTTTAATTAGTTTTAGTTCAGCACACGTTTTTTACTCTTTAAATAAAAAGAGTTtatttcttacttttttatGAATTCATGAATCAACTGAATCGATGGACTCAGCTGATTCACTACCGATTCAGCCGATTCATGTCCAATTTCAACTCGAAATCATACAGACCGGATTGAATCGTACAAATCGCAACTCGTACAATTCTAACCACAACGAGTACAACTCTGGAAATATAATACTTCAACATGGAAATCCAGCATGACTCGTTGGCAAACCTATCTTTGATGTCTAACAAACACATACCAAAATCAGAATATCCTACTTGATATGTGATTTCAACTTTGGAAACATTAGGTACTCAGTATTTACTCAATAATTTGTATATAACATTTCAGAACTAGCAGAAGCATAAATAGCTTCCAGGAAACACAAGCAAATGCAGAGTCATTAAGGGACATAATAGAATGAAACAGATACAAACAATAGCAAGTTATAAAGAACCACAACAACGTTGGATATTGCACAAAACCTTGTTGATCTAATAACATGCAAATAAACAGTGAGCAGAAACAAAAGCAGGAGGATAATACCAAAATTTTCAATATCTTCCATAATATTTTTGAAAGACCACTCGTGCTCCTTGCTATTCGTAGCATCTGTTTGATTTGTCTtgtcttcttcattttctttgtcTTGCTTGTGTCGGAGCTCTGTTAAACTGCAAATACAGAGAAACATTGCAAATAAGTAATAGCTATACATGCATAAATACATATATCAAGTTTTAAAACCAAGTACGAGAAGAGTATGGTACCTTGGCAATTGGAATTTTCCCTACCCGTACATTTGTAATTATCACTCTGTATTTTGTTTCCATATAATTACCCATTTAATATAAGAAAAGGGCATAAATATGCAGAAAAGGcaaatagagagagagagacggTTTTCTAGGGGAACAAAGTCTGCAAATCAAATGCTTGGATTAAGAAGGAAAAAACGAATAGCAAAACAGGCAAAATGAAAgccataaaaacaaacaaatgcaCAATTATATGAGTGCCATTTGATTTAAATATGTTTTTGAACAAGAGCTATTAAAATAGCTGCAAACACTATATGAAATTTTAATGAAGTAAGATTAAGGAAACATCCTAGTTTTAATAACACAACTCGTAAATCAGACTTTCGGTGAACATATGAATTACGAACAAACATGCATCTTCAATATCCACGTCAGCAGCATGGTTTCAGTAGGGGAAAACCAATTGAAGCTTAAGAAACCAACAATAGAAGTTTGTTTCAATGGAGCTGAAGCAGTACATATATAACTGGATAAAAAATTATTACATAAAAGTTTCCAAACTTGAAGGGTTCAACTAGCAGATAATTCTTTAAACAACGGAACAAAACCGTTGAATATGGATCACCACCAACAAAAACAAATTCAACAGATTACAGAACCATTCAACCATTTAAATCAAAGTATTAATCCAAAACTAACAGGTTACATAAGTtattcaagaaaaaaaaagtgcaAAGTTAATAGTAAGACAAAATATTGAAAGGAAAAAAAGTATTAAGCAAAACAAGCACAGGCACCTTCATATCAATGTTCTCTTTATCTTTATACCTGCTTGCATTTTTATATTATGATGTATCAAGTGGTTAAAGATAGGTAGATTAAAGGACCCACTAATGAGAAAAAATGTGTTCCAACAGTGAAAAGGATCCACtaggttttctttttgttctttcTAAGCTTCTAAACTGTTGATTTTTCAACAAAAGATAAACGTGGTGCTCCCAGGCATTGGTCCATCACTCAAGTCAATTCAAGCTATTCCTGTTTAGCTTGTAGTTTCAAGAAATAAGATTCAACTACTAAACATTCAAATATTTACTGTACAACCGGATTCTGCAGcctcacaaaaagaaaaaagaagtgTCTAGAATCTTTTTGCTTTAAGCAATTTCATAGGAACAAGATCAAAATAAAAGAAGTTGACAAAGCATGCCTTTTACACTAACACAGCTGATTAATATTCCACTAATTACCTCATTGATGCTAACGACAAATGGGTGGAGATTTCAGAAAGCTGCACAAGCATTTGAGACCTCAGGAAACCCATATGCCTTCCATGTAGATTGGTTGGCTAGTTGTTAGAATCGTACGAGTCACGAGTCGATTCGTACGATTCGATTCGATTCATGAAGAATTCGAGTCGTATCTATGGTACGACTCGGAAGCTTCATGAATCGGCCAAGTCACTACCGATTCGGCCGATTCATCGAGTCACCGAGTCACCCGAGCCGGTCAATTCAGGccaccatttaaaaaaaatcaatttttaacaaCTAAAAAATGTACCGCAGAAGAAGATGACTATTcactttacaaaaacaaaacaaaaaaaacgtaCACAAGTTATGAAACACAAATAGTTTCAATTAGATGACTCTTCACTCTACAAATTCCAAAACCTTCCCtcttcttttctatttatttattattatcttctTCTACTCTTGATTCTTTCTATTTTTCATGTTCTGTCTGtctctactttcttttattctgtctctactttcttttattttataacttgatataatttctatttagatattaaaattgcatttttggactaatatttaaagtaaaatatgattaatattttatttttttatagcattttgaatttgatcTGAATCTTACGATTCGATTCGATTCACGAGTCCCGATTCGTGAAATGAGATTTCGAGTCAcgagtcgaatctcgatttaacaactatggcTAAGCTACATTAACTAACCTGGGAAATACACAGACCTTTTGTTTTTCTAAGAGAGAGCAAAGAGAGATGGCTAATACTATTGGAATTCAAGATGTCAATGCCATTGCCATCCACTGTCAACCAATTGGACACAAAAATAAACTAGAAGCATCAGACTGAAAGAGAGGTTATTCTTGGACAGTCTCAAaacagaaaatgaaataaaaggggcggcccggtgcattacgcgtccccgctaagcgagggtccggggaggggtcccaccacaatgTGTCCCCTTGCATTCAATTATCACACATCCTTTAATGAGCGGCCCTGCTTCATTCTGCAGGTGAGATTTTAAAGTTGAAAGGCGCAGAAATGCTGCTTAAAACATGACTCAACCAATTTAACCCACACAGTTCACAGGGACATTTCCATGCAGGATATTATGAATAAAACTAGCAAAAGAAGGTATATATTGAGCAGGAGTTTGAGCTTGTGGGGAAGCTTTTATAGTGTAGATCTTACTTGTCCTTGACCTCTTAACTTCGTGTAACCCCGCAACAATTCCCTTTTAAAGTGACAATCTCCACTTAGATTACCAGCACGAATCTATATCACAAGAATAGGAGAATTAGAAACCATGTATCAAAATGAAAGCAAAATGGAGGAACGCCAAACACAAATTGCAAAGAAGCGTTGGGAATTGGAAGTAACAGCCGTGATTCCAACCTCGCTACAGGCTTGATGAGCACAATCAGACCAGTTCAAGTTTGCAGCACGACATTGATCATAAGCATGAATCAGCTTACGTATAACCACTTGGTTGACTTCATCTTGGATTCTCAAGTGATTATGGCACACTACTATCTTACATGGCAAAGACAGAAAAACAAACAtcataatataaattaattattaccAGAAATTCAGAAATGGCAATAGGCAcacaaatttttaaaaataattcgAGGGGGGAAAAATGAAAACTACAGGGTGACCAACTgaagaaaaatcaaacaaatgtCATTTATCTCACAAATTATGAAAATAGTATGATCTACATCAACCAATTTCTGGAAAAACTTTACATAATTCATAGCAAACCTTTTGTTTACTTCACTATTTACCAGAAACACTAGAGTATAATTAATCAATTTGAAACGAACATAATGAAAGATGCAGTAACTATACTGTCAATTGCACACAAGGACCGGGGAAACAAAAGCCTAAACTTCCACAAGGTACAATAGACAGTAACAGCTAGGGATAAACAGGCCAATGCAAAAAAAACTAACAAAGAATTTGCACAAATAAACAAACAACTCTTACCCCTTCACCGGGAACATAACCACCAGTGATGTTCCTATCACAATCATAGGCCTTGATGAAATTGTCACCAACTCCACAGCCTGCTTTCTCCAAATGCTTCCTCAAGAATTTCACCATTGGATCTATAGCCAACAAAGAGACATGGAAAATATTCAATAGTTGAACTTGATAAGCAGAGCATACTTTTGGAATTAGAAACTTTTTGCAGTTATTCCTCTTTCTCCAAAATGTGAAAAAGCCTAAGCCCTAGTCAAATTTATGAAAGGGGAGGAATAACAGTGATAGATAATTATACTTCGCAGACTTCGTCGAATCCTATCGTCGCATTCTTCCACTGTCATGCCGCCGGGGCGAGGGTTCTGGGAAAGGTTGTTTTCCATTCTTGTAAATGACAGGGGTTCTGcttctgtttatttcttttgtggGATACAGTTCACCATTTTGCGTTTGTTCTTCAACTGCGTTTAATaatgtaaaattaaattaaatcaactaaatttaacataaaagtcattcaattttatattttctaatatcatcaccactaaactttaattaatgtctcaaaatgaaaatgtttaagaattaaagttgtttacaaacatggaaccacattttttattttccaaaatcacaatttttcgagCTTTCGCTCTCTAAACATtcaatttctctctcctaacaaaaaaaatacctaaatgacctcaaatcaaaaaaattgaagaactaaagttgcttaaaatatcattaatttttagaattttctattttgagatcATCAACTGTCATCCTGAGGTCATCATGCATCTTCAATATCCAGGCTCAATAGGGGAAAATACAATTGAAACTTAAAGAAACCAACAATAGAAGTTTGTTTCGATGGCAATGAAGCAGTACATATAtaaagggataaaaaaattattacataAAAGTTTTCAAACTTGAAGGCTTGAACTAGCAGATAATTCTTTAAACAACGtaacacaaaacaaaaacaaaaacaaattcaACAGATTACAGAACCATTCAACCATttaaatcaaattattaatccAAAATTAACAGTTAAGTTATTCAAGGAAAAAATTGCAAGGTATTCAAACTCAACAATAAATGACCTAAGCTATTCACGAATTCAAGAAGGCAGATTTTCGATTTTGCTTCAAACCTAACCTTTCAAGTCAAAATTAGTGGGTAGTGATCAGGCAGTGAAGTAGAACGAAAAGATAGAGTCCGCTTTGGCCTGTGAAGGGATTCTGAACAAAGTTAACTGGTTCGTCCACAGAAGTCTGAAGACGGAAGCTCAAGTTATGACAAACAGACTCGCGATGCAATATGGGGAGGGACGAAGACGAGGGAGGAGGAAGACCGATGAAGAGGAGCAACGAGCTTATTTGAGAATTGGGAAAGAGGTGTTTCGGAGAAGAGAGTGGAGCACGGCTGAGAAGAAAAGTAACAAAACTGGCTACAGAACCTAGCTAACATTAGCTTGTGCAccattaatattttattgggTAAATGATTTACAACATTTGTGTCATTGCACACTTTgtatacaaccttcaatttgtttcaCTAGTACGAATTGAAGTCAATACGCCGGTTACCTCTATACCCTCTTATTCCTATTCTCGAGTGAAAAAACCATAGTTTTCTCAGACACATCTACCTTCTCGTATGTGTAAGCCCCTCCTCCATTCTTGCTCAACTCTTTtctatacaacaacaacaaagccttagtcccgaaatgattcggggtcggctaacatgaaccatcatataaaaccgtgaaatcaagtcgtgtcagcgacacaaattctctccctccactctttcctatccactaccatattttcctcaatctccaataaactcatatcactctcgatcatcctcctccaagtttgttTAGGtctcccctacccctcaccactacatccctttgccactcttacgtcctcctaaccggcgcatcaagcgctcttcgtcctacatggccaaaccaccttagtcggttttccctcattttattctcaatagatgtaacccctacttttgtcctaattatttcattactcacccgatcctttctcgtatgaccacacatccatctatatttagcaattttatctttctctttctctttctccctcGACCATAGCCTGGAACAAACCATAAAGAAAGGATCATAATTTTTAGCATTCGCCCCAAGGCCAAGCATTTTGCATCTGAGATTTCAGTTTCTGAAAACTACTGTTACGGTTATGTCCTGGGGTCATAGTTTCACTCTGACAATGCCGATGGATCAGAGGCACTAGCTGAAGAGGTTGGTCACCTATATAGGCATTATGACCACCATCTCCTCCAGCCAATTTAAATGCCTCATCTGTAACATGTTCTAACACCACATATGGTGATAGTGGCTGCTGCTAAGTTGTTTCCCTCTTCATGTGATTCAGCATCTTCCTTTGTATCCATCGTCATTCATTCATGAAAACACTTAGCTCACTGTGCAAATTTCACCATACTCATCATGATAGTACAGTGACTATACAGCCGATAGGGGTATTTAAGAAAGCTTCCAAGGTTTGATTGTGTACTCGAAAAACTCCTTTCATCTTAAATATGATTGCATTTCTACCTATCTCTTCCGGAAACCGGGTAATTTCGCCTGACGGAAGACGAACCTGACTAGTTACCATATGAATATTTGCAAACATTGAATGCACCTTTGCTACTGAGAAAGATTCAATATATTGGATAGCAATAAGAGTATTCCCGTAGTAGAGATCAATGATCATGTGACTGAAGTCCACACCAGCCTTCTTGTTTGGATTCGTGAAATTTGTCAGTACAGAGAGATCAGCATTAAGCAGAGCGCAGCATCAACATATTCTAAGCTGACCCCAGAACAACAGGATCGCCCTCGTTGATCACAAGCATCTGCATATCAGCGAACTGGGCCCCTAACATGGTTGATAGCAGCCTTTTGTGCCATTTTCTGGATTGTAATATTTCTCGGAGGTCTGATTGTGCTCATTATTCCAAGCCATTAAATTCCCCATTCTCAATTACACAACAAAGCTCCAACCCATCATCACAAATACTTAGttgtaatttgtatttgtaACAACATATAAGGTCAATCTCCCGAACTGCTAGGATCTCAGTTAATCTTTCCCTACATCAACTGCTGAAACTAATGTAGGTGGTTTTATTTTACCTTGAATGTAGAATTCAGAAATAAATCTGAATCAATACTTTTGTGACATTTATTTCAGTATTTACTAGGTAGTGGGGATATCTTTCATTCTAGCAAGATCTTTGTATGTCTACACTGATATTCCTAATCAAGTTTCAGTTTGGCAAATGTACAGGTACAGCAAATAAAATCCAAACAATAACA
The sequence above is drawn from the Euphorbia lathyris chromosome 6, ddEupLath1.1, whole genome shotgun sequence genome and encodes:
- the LOC136233543 gene encoding mitochondrial inner membrane protease ATP23-like isoform X2, which encodes MENNLSQNPRPGGMTVEECDDRIRRSLRNPMVKFLRKHLEKAGCGVGDNFIKAYDCDRNITGGYVPGEGIVVCHNHLRIQDEVNQVVIRKLIHAYDQCRAANLNWSDCAHQACSEIRAGNLSGDCHFKRELLRGYTKLRGQGQSDNYKCTGRENSNCQV
- the LOC136233543 gene encoding mitochondrial inner membrane protease ATP23-like isoform X1, whose product is MENNLSQNPRPGGMTVEECDDRIRRSLRNPMVKFLRKHLEKAGCGVGDNFIKAYDCDRNITGGYVPGEGIVVCHNHLRIQDEVNQVVIRKLIHAYDQCRAANLNWSDCAHQACSEIRAGNLSGDCHFKRELLRGYTKLRGQGQSDNYKCTGRENSNCQGTILFSYLVLKLDICIYACIAITYLQCFSVFAV